Proteins co-encoded in one Spirosoma endbachense genomic window:
- a CDS encoding dihydrofolate reductase family protein: MRKLVLFAHISLDGFAADIHGGLGFLSYNQELQQFADELVKTVGVPVYGKHTYQLMAGYWPTVLADPTASQHELDHARWVEQIPKIVFSTTLPSADWLNTRLIKDNVVDEITQLKQQPGKDLVIFGSPGLAKSFMHLGLIDEYKLMLHPVLLGEGIRLFASSSPMNKLRLLESKTLGSGVVTLHYAAQ, encoded by the coding sequence ATGAGAAAGCTAGTTTTATTCGCCCACATCTCCCTAGATGGCTTTGCCGCTGACATCCACGGCGGCCTGGGTTTCTTATCCTACAATCAGGAGCTCCAACAATTCGCTGATGAACTGGTAAAAACCGTAGGCGTGCCGGTTTACGGCAAGCATACCTATCAGTTAATGGCAGGCTACTGGCCTACCGTTTTAGCCGACCCAACGGCCAGCCAACACGAACTTGACCATGCACGATGGGTGGAGCAGATTCCCAAAATCGTTTTTTCCACTACCCTGCCCAGTGCGGACTGGCTTAACACCAGGTTGATCAAAGACAACGTGGTCGATGAGATCACCCAACTCAAACAGCAACCCGGCAAAGACCTGGTGATTTTCGGCAGCCCTGGCCTAGCCAAAAGTTTCATGCATCTGGGCCTGATTGATGAATATAAATTAATGCTGCATCCGGTCCTACTCGGGGAAGGGATCCGTCTATTTGCCAGCTCATCACCCATGAATAAGTTGAGGTTATTAGAGTCAAAAACGCTCGGTTCGGGGGTAGTGACACTGCATTACGCGGCTCAATAA
- a CDS encoding nuclear transport factor 2 family protein translates to MSAVENKHLMETIFSELATGNDQPFLEAMADDMQWRWMGSGQWAKTFQGKQAVVNELWGSVKTTLRPPYKATARRIIAEGEYVVVEAIGDNMTPDGKLYNNRYCWVCRMGEGKLRAINEYMDTELVTMTFQS, encoded by the coding sequence ATGAGCGCAGTTGAGAATAAACACCTGATGGAAACGATTTTCTCTGAATTAGCAACGGGCAATGATCAGCCCTTTCTGGAGGCGATGGCCGACGATATGCAATGGAGGTGGATGGGAAGTGGTCAATGGGCAAAGACCTTTCAGGGAAAACAGGCCGTAGTGAATGAGCTATGGGGGTCGGTGAAGACGACTTTACGTCCCCCTTATAAGGCGACTGCTAGGCGTATTATAGCGGAAGGGGAGTACGTGGTGGTCGAAGCAATTGGTGATAACATGACGCCTGATGGCAAGCTGTATAACAATCGCTACTGCTGGGTGTGCCGTATGGGAGAGGGTAAACTACGAGCGATCAATGAGTATATGGATACGGAACTGGTGACCATGACTTTTCAATCGTAG
- a CDS encoding helix-turn-helix domain-containing protein: MTTTGLHALYQELSLCTGLDLHQLLPQDIQHEVGQVNAFHLADLWRSTQLQPDTPYPIPSFYKISLVSTPSRAECADKTIEVAPDALVFLTPKVSFQWRPTQAQQGQFCIFTAEFLLPILGGLTPGEMPLFKEDGYLVFQLTPTQKARAAAIFVQIHEELASDYAHKYDLLRAYVVELLHMGQKQQANTLRQPAHSAKARLTARFVELLERQFPLTTPQQRVPLRTAKDFAARLAVHVNHLNKVLKERTGQTTSELIGGRLVQEAKVLLRQSDWTLWEIADSLGFVDVAHFSHFFRRYVSVSPGTFRTGEAVVI, from the coding sequence ATGACCACTACCGGGCTCCACGCTCTTTATCAGGAGCTCTCGCTTTGCACCGGCCTCGACCTGCATCAACTGCTACCTCAGGATATTCAGCACGAGGTCGGCCAAGTCAATGCGTTCCACTTGGCGGACCTCTGGCGGTCGACCCAACTACAGCCCGATACGCCCTACCCCATCCCCTCTTTTTACAAAATCAGTTTAGTGAGCACCCCCAGCCGGGCCGAGTGCGCCGACAAAACCATCGAGGTTGCCCCCGATGCGTTGGTGTTTTTAACGCCCAAGGTGTCATTTCAGTGGCGACCCACCCAGGCACAGCAAGGCCAATTCTGCATCTTCACGGCCGAGTTTCTCCTACCCATCCTTGGGGGACTCACGCCTGGCGAAATGCCCTTGTTCAAGGAGGACGGGTATCTAGTATTTCAACTAACACCGACCCAAAAGGCGCGGGCTGCGGCTATTTTCGTCCAGATCCATGAAGAACTGGCCTCCGATTATGCCCACAAATACGACCTGCTACGAGCCTATGTGGTAGAACTACTGCACATGGGTCAGAAGCAGCAGGCCAACACGCTGCGTCAACCCGCCCACTCAGCCAAGGCCCGGCTCACCGCGCGCTTCGTGGAATTGCTAGAGCGGCAGTTTCCGCTCACTACCCCCCAGCAGCGCGTGCCGCTGCGTACGGCGAAAGATTTTGCCGCTCGCTTAGCCGTGCATGTTAATCACTTGAATAAGGTGCTTAAGGAACGCACCGGCCAAACGACTTCTGAGCTGATCGGCGGGCGACTCGTGCAGGAAGCCAAAGTGCTGCTACGCCAGTCCGACTGGACGCTTTGGGAAATTGCGGACAGTCTGGGTTTTGTGGACGTGGCTCATTTTTCGCACTTTTTCCGCCGCTACGTCAGTGTCAGTCCGGGTACATTCCGGACAGGGGAAGCCGTCGTGATTTGA
- a CDS encoding SDR family NAD(P)-dependent oxidoreductase — protein sequence MSTSKIALITGGSRGLGRDMALKLAQQGIDIILTYRRQQTEAAAVVADIEALGCRAVALALNVADLSTFALFFTQLTRVLTDTFGTDRFDFLLNNAGTSLNASITETTEAQFDEMLNVHLKGVFFFTQRALPLLRNGGRIINISSSTTRSSFAGVSAYAAMKGAVEVFTRYLALELGSRGIAANSIAPGAIFNCGDITDTPEVRAWVAQSTALGRVAEPDDIGGIASFLCTDAARWLNGQRIEATGGIAL from the coding sequence ATGAGTACATCTAAAATCGCGTTAATTACCGGCGGCAGCCGGGGCTTGGGTAGGGATATGGCCTTGAAGTTAGCTCAGCAGGGCATCGATATCATCTTGACTTACCGCCGACAGCAGACCGAAGCCGCGGCCGTAGTGGCCGACATCGAAGCGTTAGGATGTCGCGCTGTGGCCTTGGCCCTAAACGTGGCCGACTTGAGCACGTTTGCGTTGTTTTTTACCCAACTCACGAGGGTACTGACCGATACGTTCGGGACCGATCGGTTCGACTTTCTGCTTAACAACGCGGGTACCAGTCTGAATGCGTCGATTACGGAGACGACCGAGGCCCAATTTGATGAGATGCTCAACGTGCACCTCAAAGGTGTGTTTTTCTTCACGCAGCGAGCTCTACCCCTGCTGCGCAACGGTGGCCGCATCATCAACATTTCTTCGTCGACTACCCGGAGCTCCTTTGCGGGCGTTTCGGCCTACGCGGCGATGAAAGGAGCGGTGGAAGTTTTTACGCGCTATTTAGCCCTTGAATTGGGCAGTCGGGGTATTGCGGCTAATTCGATTGCCCCGGGTGCGATCTTTAATTGCGGGGATATAACGGATACGCCCGAGGTACGGGCCTGGGTGGCTCAGTCCACTGCTTTGGGCCGCGTTGCTGAGCCGGATGACATCGGCGGTATCGCTTCTTTTCTGTGTACCGATGCGGCCCGGTGGCTGAATGGCCAACGCATAGAGGCCACGGGCGGTATAGCCTTATAG